From Pseudopipra pipra isolate bDixPip1 chromosome 13, bDixPip1.hap1, whole genome shotgun sequence, a single genomic window includes:
- the SPRY3 gene encoding protein sprouty homolog 3, protein MQLSSSVAELSCDETMDPPAEDFQQVLSIDQIRSIRASNNYVERPAACFQQARSNPSLAQPPHKQEWSQDRLVSSTFQDLHRSHSQQHQMPPLQPHLSHSSTASSVSQSTTASDQRLLSSLTPSHSGHSLIRTQPRAGELKAEESPLKGGSEKPTLHSGHLFICEECGRCKCARCTAARSLPSCWLCNQRCLCSPESLLDYGTCLCCVKGLFYHCSTDDEDTCADDPCSCGPGSCCARWAAMSFLSLLMPCLCCYFPTLGCLKLCQRGYDGLKRPGCRCQSHTNTVCRKISSSSGTPFPKTLDKPV, encoded by the coding sequence ATGCAGCTCTCTTCCAGCGTGGCTGAACTCAGCTGTGACGAGACGATGGACCCACCCGCTGAGGACTTCCAGCAGGTCCTGTCCATTGACCAAATCCGCTCCATCCGTGCCAGCAACAACTATGTGGAGAGACCGGCGGCCTGCTTCCAGCAAGCCCGCTCCAACCCCTCCCTGGCCCAGCCACCGCACAAGCAGGAGTGGTCCCAGGACCGCCTGGTGTCTTCCACCTTCCAGGACCTGCACCGCAGCCACAGCCAACAGCACCAGATGCCGCCTTTGCAGCCACACCTGAGCCATTCCAGCACGGCCAGCTCGGTCTCCCAAAGCACCACCGCCTCCGACCAGCGCCTCCTGAGCAGCCTGACGCCCTCCCACTCCGGGCACTCCCTCATCCGGACGCAGCCCCGCGCCGGCGAGCTGAAGGCGGAGGAGTCACCGCTGAAGGGGGGCTCGGAGAAGCCCACCCTGCACAGCGGCCACCTCTTCATCTGCGAGGAGTGCGGGCGCTGCAAGTGCGCGCGGTGCACGGCCGCCCGCAGCCTGccctcctgctggctctgcAACCAGCGCTGCCTCTGCTCCCCCGAGAGCCTCCTCGACTACGGGACCTGCCTCTGCTGCGTCAAGGGGCTCTTCTACCACTGCTCCACCGACGACGAGGACACCTGCGCCGACGACCCCTGCTCCTGCGGGCCGGGGTCCTGCTGCGCCCGCTGGGCCGCCATgagcttcctctccctcctcatgCCCTGCCTCTGCTGCTACTTTCCCACCCTGGGGTGCCTCAAACTTTGCCAGCGGGGTTATGACGGCCTCAAACGACCCGGCTGCCGCTGCCAGAGCCACACCAACACGGTCTGCAGGAAGATCTCCTCGTCCAGCGGCACGCCCTTCCCCAAAACACTGGACAAGCCGGTATGA